The genomic DNA CGAGGGGCGGAGGAACGTTCAGGCGGCCGTGGTCAGTTCGCACCAGACGTACTTGCCTCTGCTGCCGTTCCTGGACAGCGGCTGCCAGCCCCACAGGTCGGCGCAGGACTTGACCAGACCCAGACCGCGGCCCTCCTCCAGGTCCAGGAGCTGGCCCAACTCCCTTGGTTGTTGCGGGGGTTCGGGGTTCGCGTCCCAGGCGCCGATGCGGAGGGTGCCGGGTTTCCAGGAGACCCGGAGGATTACGGGGCCCTTCGTGTGGCGTACGGCGTTGGAGACCAGTTCCGTTGCCAGGAGTTCGGCGGTGTCGACCAGGCCGATCAGTCCGTGCATCGTCAGGATCAGGCGGAGGGTGCGGCGGCTGACGGTCACGGCGCGGAGGTCGTGGGGGATGGTGAGGGTGTATTCCCAAGGTGCGGCCGGCTCTTCGGTTTCGGGCATGCGTGACTCCTGGTCAGGGAGGGGGAGTTGGCGGGTCGGCGGTGGCTTGTCGCGGCCGGCATGGCATGGCGGGGCGGTGCGCTTCCGGGGTCCCGGTGTTCCGCAGGGTGTGCGGCGCGTCACTGACGGTAGAGAATAAAGTTAGTACGGCGCAACCTGTTGTCGTAACCTGGTCACCCAATGTGGTGGAGGCGGGGAGGCGTAGGTGCCACGGAAGCAGCCAACGGCCCGACAGCGGCGGCTGGGGCGGGAGTTGCGCAGGCTGCGCGAGGCGGCGGGACTGACGGCACGCCAGGCAGCCGAGTCGCTGGGCACGATCTCGGTGACGATGAGCCAGATCGAGTCGGGGGTCGCCGGCGTCAGCGAGGCGCGGGTGCGGCGGATTGCGGCTCAATACACATGCGCGGACGCCCAGTTGATCGATGCGTTGGTGGAGTTGGCGACGGAGCGGGGCGGTGGGTGGTGGGAGGAGTACCGGGACGCTCTCCCGCCGTCTTTCCTGGATCTGGCGGAACTGGAGTACCACGCGGCCTTCGTCGAGGAGATCGGTACCACGCATGTCACGGGTCCTCTGCAGACCGAGGACTACGCACGCGCTGTCTTCACCTACT from Streptomyces sp. NBC_01478 includes the following:
- a CDS encoding ATP-binding protein, whose amino-acid sequence is MPETEEPAAPWEYTLTIPHDLRAVTVSRRTLRLILTMHGLIGLVDTAELLATELVSNAVRHTKGPVILRVSWKPGTLRIGAWDANPEPPQQPRELGQLLDLEEGRGLGLVKSCADLWGWQPLSRNGSRGKYVWCELTTAA